Genomic DNA from Niabella ginsenosidivorans:
TGGCGCTGGTGATCCGGGAAACGATGCCGATGAATTGCCACAGGTTACCTTGCAGATAGATGCTTTCTATATGGGTGAAAAAGAAGTCACTTTTGATGAATACGCGCTTTATCAGAATGATGAAAGCCTGGGCCAGAATGTAGATGCAGATGCCGTTACAAGACCTACCACGCCTTATATTGATCTTACATTGGGCATGGGTAAAGAAGGTGGCTTTCCAGCAAACAGCATGCAGCAGCGTGCTGCGATCATGTACTGTAAATGGCTGTACACAAAAACAGGGGTTTTTTACCGGCTGCCAACAGAAGCAGAATGGGAATATGCTGCAAGAGCCGGCTCCGCAACCCCTTATTTTTTTGGCACCGATGAAAAGCAACTGGCAGATTATGCCTGGTACGCCCAAAACAGCGATAATAAATATCATAAGACCGGCCTGAAAAAGCCGAACCCCTGGGGGCTTTATGATATTTACGGAAACGTGGCAGAATGGGTGTTGGATCAATACCAGCCGGATTTCTATAAAACACTGGGAAAACAGGCGGCAAATCCCGTCCGTTTGCCGGACAAGCGAAATCCGCGTATTGTACGGGGCGGCAGCTTTAAAGACGCTGCAATGGAATTACGCAGTGCTAACCGCACAGAATCCGATCCCCTCTGGAACCGCCGCGACCCCCAGATACCTAAAAGCAAATGGTGGAATGCCGATGCGCCTTTTATAGGGTTCCGGCTGGTGCGCCCCGTACAGCAACCTACAAAAGAGGAAGCCGAAAAATTTTTCTCAACCTATATCTTATAATTCCTGCAACTAAAAAAACGATACAATGAATAACAAAACAACAAGAAGATACTTTGTAAAAAACAGCTCTTTAATTGCCGGTGGTTTATTAGCAGCTCCTTCCCTAGGAGGCATCAATTTTTTTTCCGGTGCTAACGATGAAATCAAAATTGCATTGATCGGGTGCGGCGGAAGAGGCACCGGCGCTGTTATCCAGGCCCTTTCCACCAAACAAAACGTAAAGCTGGTCGCCATGGCTGACGCTTTTAAGGACCGGCTGGACGGCTGCTACCAAACCATTACTGCAGATGATCTTTCAGACAACGGCATCAGGGGCAATCTTAAAAGCAAAATAGCGGTACCTGAATCCAATAAATTTACCGGCTTTGATGCTTATACAAAAGCAATTCCGCTGGCGGATGTGGTCATTCTTACCACCCCTCCCGGGTTCCGCCCCATTCACTTCCAGGAAGCCGTAAAACAGAACAAGCATATTTTTACTGAAAAACCTCTGGCAACGGATCCCGCGGGGATCAAAAAAGTGCTGGAAGCGGCTGAAACAGCCAAACAGAAAAAGCTGAATGTAGTAGTAGGCTTACAGCGCCGTTACCAGGATTCCTACAGGGAATTGTTTAAGAGGAAAGACCTGATCGGGGATATTCTTACCGGCCAGGTTTGGTGGAACAGTGGCGGGGTTTGGGTAAAGAAACGCGGACCCAACCAAACCGAAATGGAATACCAGATGCGCAACTGGTATTATTTCAACTGGCTTTGCGGAGATCATATTAACGAACAGCATATTCATAATATTGATGTAATGAACTGGTTCAAAGATGCCTATCCTGTAAAAGCACAGGGCATGGGCGGCCGCCAGGTAAGGACCGGGAAAGAATACGGGGAAATTTATGATCATCACTATGTGGAATTTCATTATGCGGATGGCACAATTTTAAACAGTCAGTGCCGGCACATTCCGGGCACTATGTATAAAGTAGATGAACTGCTGGTGGGCACCAAGGGATCGATCTTTTGTGATGAGGCTGTTATCAGGGATCGTTCCGGCAAAGAATTATACCGCTTCGACAAAAAAAATGAACGTAACCCCTACCAGACAGAGCATGATGAACTGTTTGAAGCCGTTGCCAAAGGCGAATATAAATTTGCCAATGCAGAATACGGGGCCAAAAGCACTTTAACTGCCATCATAGGCCGTATGGCTACTTATAGCGGGCAGGTGATCGAATGGGATAAAGCGCTTAATTCGGGCATTGATATTATGCCTAAGGAATACAGCTTTGACGCTACCCCTCCTGTAGTGCCCGATGCAGATGGTGCATACCCCATTGCAATGCCCGGTAAGACAAAATTCTTTTCCTGATCACCTTGTTTTCCCGGATAAAGCAAATCCCGCTGTTCGTTGAGTAGCGGGATTTTTTATAATCTTCTTGTAATAAAAAAGAGGGTATCTAAAAAGTCCCTTTTATCATGCTGAATTTATTTCAGCATCTAAAACGGCGTCTGATTGTCAATAGATTCTGAAACAAGTTCAGAACGACACTCTACTATAGACAGCCTTTTTAGACACCCCCACTTCATTTAAAACAACTGTTAAACTGCCGCGTTATAATGCTCTTCAACCTTTTTCCAGTTAACCACATTCCAGAAGGCTTTTAAATACTCAGGGCGCCTGTTCTGGTATTTCAGATAATAAGCATGTTCCCAAACATCCACTCCCAGAATAGGAGTACCTTTTACTTCTGCAACATCCATTAAAGGATTATCCTGGTTGGGTGTGGAAGTGATCTCCAGCTTACCATCTTTTACAATTAACCATGCCCAGCCACTGCCAAAACGTCCGGCACCCGCTGCGTTTATTTTTTCTTTCAGACCTTCCAGTGAACCAAAGGTCTCATTAATCGCATCTGCTAATTTTCCGGATGGTGCACCGCCCTCAGCGCTGAGGATCTCCCAGAAAAAAGAGTGGTTCCAGTGGCCGCCTCCGTTATTACGAACAGCCGGAGAAATAGCACCGGCATTTTTTACCAGGTCTTCTAAAGACTTGTCGGCGTTATCTGTACCCTCAATGGCTTTATTCAGGTTATCCACGTAAGCCTGATGGTGCTTGTCATGGTGGATTTGCATCGTTTCTTTGTCAATGTGCGGTTCCAACGCATCGTATGCGTAAGGAAGGGCTGGTAGTGTAAATGCCATAATTGCTCTATTTTTTATTGAGTGAATAAATATTGTTTGTAACTATAACAAAGTTAACCCATTATAGTTTTAACAATAGTAATTGCACACAAAAATTCAGCCATATTTTCAACCGGCTTTCTTAAGTTTCTGTTACATTAAATATTGGGCAGCGCATTATGCAGTTTTTAGAAATTGGTGAAATAATTGGTAAACACAAGATCAAACAGGTTTACATTTGCCTTCTTGGTTTTTAATGAAACATCCGGTACCCTGATCTTACTGAGATCCCTGTAGTAAACCGTTTTTGTATCAAAAAGCTTTTCCAGCAAGGATTGTATATCCCTGATCTCATTAAGGTATTGCTGATGCCTGGTCTCGTTATTGATACAGAATTCATCATAGTCCAGCATCTTTACACCATCAAATCCAAAAAAATCTGTTACCAGGATGGTATGATAAGGCTGCAGCACACTCAGCAGTACATGTACTTTAAACAATCCTTTCCCTTCTACCGGGTAGTAATCAAGATAATTACAGAATTTATCATGGAACAGGGCCGACTGATCGGTTACCACATGACCAGGTACCCGTTCACGCACTGCATTTACAAATGTGCTCCATTCTTCAGCGATTGCCCCTTTCAGACTTTGAACCGATTTTTTCCGGTTCAGATAGATCTGATCGTAATCTTCTTTACTGTGAAAAGGGCTTCTCCCTTTGGGATAATAACGATATATCTCCTTAAAAGAAGCCATATATTTCATATATTTTTATTTATAATTTAATATTATCGTATACCACATTCATAATATTCATATTTATACTCAATAAATCTACAACTAAATATTATAAATTCAAAAAATCATCAATATTAATAACAATATTATAATATAAAATATTAATACTATATTTATAAAGCTTTTTAGAAAAGAACTAAAGAAAGAAAATAGATGCCAGTAGTTCACAATACGGGATAATTTACCGTATTAAAGCTATCCGGCCAGGTAACTTTATCTTTTATTCATGAAGAAGGCTTTCATTAAAGCCGCGCATTCCGCTTCCAGCACGCCGGTTGTAACAGCTGTTTTAGGATGAAAAGGAGAAATGCCGGGCTGCACGCGGCTAAACCCGTTCTTGGGATCAGAAGCGCCCCATACCACCCTGCTTAGCTTGCTCCAGTATAAAGCACCCGCGCACATTACACAAGGTTCTACCGTAACATATAGTGTGGCATCCGGCAGGTATTTTGCTCCTAAATGACCAAAGGCAGAGGTCAGCGCAATCATTTCCGCATGTGCGGTTGGGTCATTTAATTTTTCAGTCATATTATATCCCCGCGCTATTACTTTATGTTGCTGCACGACTACTGCTCCTATAGGAATCTCATCTTCCTCAAAAGCCTGTTCTGCCTGCTTCAGCGCCAGTTGCATAAAATATTCATCCGTCATTGACCCTGTTTAAAACATAAAAGTAGCAAATTAGACAAGGAATCGTTCCCGGTGACAATCCAATTTTTCCTAACTTGGATTTTTAAATTTATAAAGATGCGTTTGTGAATTACAAACCATAACAAAAAATACAAATGGCATTTCCGAAGCAGCAACTGGAGCAGAAGTTCAATGAAGTCTATCAGCAATTAAACCAGCAGCAAAAGATAGCGGTGGACACCCTGGAAGGCCCGGTGATGGTAATAGCAGGTCCCGGTACAGGTAAAACACAGATCCTTGCAGCACGTATCGGGAAAATTCTGCTCGATACCGATGCATTGCCCGAAAACATTCTTTGCCTTACCTATACCGACGCGGGTGTGGTAGCCATGCGCAGGCGGTTGCAGCAATTTATCGGGGCCGATGCCTATAAAGTGAATATTTACACCTTTCATGCGTTTTGCAATGATGTGATCCAGGATCATCTTTCCCTGTTCGAAAAGAACGCGCTGGATCCCGTATCAGAGCTGGAGCGCATCGAGCTTTTCAAAAAGCTTATCGATAGTTTTCCCAGAAACCATCCGCTGAAACGTTACCGGGGCGATGTGTATTTTGAAGCACCGCACCTGCAGCAGCTTTTCTCTACTATGAAACGTGAGGGATGGACTCCGGAATGGATCAACCGGAAAATTGATGAATATATCAATGACCTGCCTTTGCGCGATGAATACATTGCCAAACGCGCCACAAAAGAATTTAAAAAGGGCGATCTAAGAACCGATAAAATTGCGGAAGCAACGGAAAAAATGGAAAGAGTGCGCGCGGCCATCAATGAGTTCAACACCTTTCAGCAACTCATGAATGACAAACGCCGCTATGATTTTGACGACATGATCAACTGGGTGATCCGCGCTTTTGAAGAGAACAGGCCGCTTCTGGCAGACTACCAGGAGCGCTACCAGTACATACTGGTTGATGAGTTCCAGGACACCAGCGGTACACAAAACAGGATCATACAACTGCTGATCAGCTACTGGGAACAACCCAATATTTTTGTGGTAGGTGATGACGATCAGAGCATTTACCGTTTCCAGGGCGCGAATGTGCAGAACATGCTCGACTTTGCGCAGCAATACCAGCAGGATCTGAAGACCATAGTGCTTACCAGTAATTACCGGAGCATACAGCCGATACTGGATCTGTCAAAGTCGGTCATAACAAGAAATACGGAACGGCTGACCACACAGCTTCCGGGGCTAAGCAAAGAGCTGGTGGCTGCCAATGAGGCCATCAATCATTTAACAGACCCACCTGAATTAATAGAATATAACAGTGAAAAGGAAGAAATGGCCGGTATTTGCCAGGAAGTAGATCAGCTGATACGGAAAGGAGTAGCTCCCGGCCGCATCGCGGTTATTTATAAAGAAAACAAATATGGCGAGGCGCTGGCCGGCTATTTGCAGCTGATGCAGATCCCCGTTTTCAGCAAACGCCCGGTCAATTTATTGCAGCATCCCTTTATCAAAAAGATCCTGTCTGTTTTAAGATACCTGAATGCCGAGCATGATATTCCTTATGGCGGTGATCAGTTACTGTTTGAAATATTACATTATGACTTCTATGCCATTCCTCCTATAGAAATTGCAAAGCTCAATACAGAGGTCAACAGGCGGCAATACAAGGGTGAAGCCACTTCCCTGAGGCAGTTGTTGTATGAAAAGGCCCATGCACCGGCAAGGGATCTGTTTGATACCGGCATTCATCCG
This window encodes:
- a CDS encoding formylglycine-generating enzyme family protein → MKQMIAALLSISIATLNAQEKKDTDFKKYEQTIPGSDVKFTMIPIPAGTFTIGRGAGDPGNDADELPQVTLQIDAFYMGEKEVTFDEYALYQNDESLGQNVDADAVTRPTTPYIDLTLGMGKEGGFPANSMQQRAAIMYCKWLYTKTGVFYRLPTEAEWEYAARAGSATPYFFGTDEKQLADYAWYAQNSDNKYHKTGLKKPNPWGLYDIYGNVAEWVLDQYQPDFYKTLGKQAANPVRLPDKRNPRIVRGGSFKDAAMELRSANRTESDPLWNRRDPQIPKSKWWNADAPFIGFRLVRPVQQPTKEEAEKFFSTYIL
- a CDS encoding Gfo/Idh/MocA family protein gives rise to the protein MNNKTTRRYFVKNSSLIAGGLLAAPSLGGINFFSGANDEIKIALIGCGGRGTGAVIQALSTKQNVKLVAMADAFKDRLDGCYQTITADDLSDNGIRGNLKSKIAVPESNKFTGFDAYTKAIPLADVVILTTPPGFRPIHFQEAVKQNKHIFTEKPLATDPAGIKKVLEAAETAKQKKLNVVVGLQRRYQDSYRELFKRKDLIGDILTGQVWWNSGGVWVKKRGPNQTEMEYQMRNWYYFNWLCGDHINEQHIHNIDVMNWFKDAYPVKAQGMGGRQVRTGKEYGEIYDHHYVEFHYADGTILNSQCRHIPGTMYKVDELLVGTKGSIFCDEAVIRDRSGKELYRFDKKNERNPYQTEHDELFEAVAKGEYKFANAEYGAKSTLTAIIGRMATYSGQVIEWDKALNSGIDIMPKEYSFDATPPVVPDADGAYPIAMPGKTKFFS
- a CDS encoding superoxide dismutase — its product is MAFTLPALPYAYDALEPHIDKETMQIHHDKHHQAYVDNLNKAIEGTDNADKSLEDLVKNAGAISPAVRNNGGGHWNHSFFWEILSAEGGAPSGKLADAINETFGSLEGLKEKINAAGAGRFGSGWAWLIVKDGKLEITSTPNQDNPLMDVAEVKGTPILGVDVWEHAYYLKYQNRRPEYLKAFWNVVNWKKVEEHYNAAV
- a CDS encoding nucleoside deaminase; translation: MTDEYFMQLALKQAEQAFEEDEIPIGAVVVQQHKVIARGYNMTEKLNDPTAHAEMIALTSAFGHLGAKYLPDATLYVTVEPCVMCAGALYWSKLSRVVWGASDPKNGFSRVQPGISPFHPKTAVTTGVLEAECAALMKAFFMNKR
- a CDS encoding ATP-dependent helicase, encoding MAFPKQQLEQKFNEVYQQLNQQQKIAVDTLEGPVMVIAGPGTGKTQILAARIGKILLDTDALPENILCLTYTDAGVVAMRRRLQQFIGADAYKVNIYTFHAFCNDVIQDHLSLFEKNALDPVSELERIELFKKLIDSFPRNHPLKRYRGDVYFEAPHLQQLFSTMKREGWTPEWINRKIDEYINDLPLRDEYIAKRATKEFKKGDLRTDKIAEATEKMERVRAAINEFNTFQQLMNDKRRYDFDDMINWVIRAFEENRPLLADYQERYQYILVDEFQDTSGTQNRIIQLLISYWEQPNIFVVGDDDQSIYRFQGANVQNMLDFAQQYQQDLKTIVLTSNYRSIQPILDLSKSVITRNTERLTTQLPGLSKELVAANEAINHLTDPPELIEYNSEKEEMAGICQEVDQLIRKGVAPGRIAVIYKENKYGEALAGYLQLMQIPVFSKRPVNLLQHPFIKKILSVLRYLNAEHDIPYGGDQLLFEILHYDFYAIPPIEIAKLNTEVNRRQYKGEATSLRQLLYEKAHAPARDLFDTGIHPELKNCSAVYEQLIADVSNVTLQQLVENIIRTAGVLPYIMQHAEKAALMQYLSAFFDFVKEENSRDPQLNLDGLISTIDMMEKEDIPLSMIRTIGNDMGVNLLTAHGSKGLEFEYVFLAGTNASYWEKKKTFPALFRLPDTVFSSQPEGDSLQELRRVFYVAITRAEKHLYISYAKFNNAGKELEPSLFIAEILEQHDLKIQSREIAPDSMTRFRQLQFIAQAPSIESNEENFIAPLLEKFVMNVTALNSYLDCPLKFYYQNLLRIPSGKNENTEFGSAIHFALERFFRKMREDENNNFPPVQTLYDDFKWYMRRHRQNFTKETFDRRMEQGAIILPEYYNNYIGAWNKVVMVELNIKNVVVNGVPLKGKLDKLEFNGKEVNVVDYKTGSIKYAQPKLKPPSEKDPNGGDYWRQAVFYKLLVDHYDQKNWTVTSTEFDFIEPDEKKNFIKQKIIILPEHLEIVKQQITDTWQRIQNREFYKGCGKADCHWCNFVKDNRLYTGLEEIEEEDI